The genomic DNA atttattaattttaaatcttttttatttttttttactttttcttttttctaaacttgttttttctcacattttcatgttttttgttataTTCCTATTTAAGGTGATTTTAGTCTAATTTGTGTTCCATtacattctttttttattattattttaatgtgtTTTTATACCTCTTTACATAAcaaaagttttattatttttcatttataaaacttTATACAAAATGTATcacgaggaaaaaaaaaaagagaaaattatgatataattatatgcACATCTCttaatatgatatatttgtttgacTTAATAGCAtcatgttttaataatttaaactatatCAACTCCATATCTATTTCAGATTTAAAAaggtattttaatattttttaaattattaaattataatatattattcaattaaaaattaattatcactattaattaaaagataatCATGTTACAAAATATAGAGTATTGTctataaaatcaagaaaatattcaaatgattGTCTATaatattaaagatatttatataaaaaaaataacttatatatatatatatatatataaaagataaaaaagaataataatatttttttaaggtgtttaaaaaatatttattatatattttgtaagtttgaaaaaaaaattattttatgaggtgtttaaacatattttttttatcaatttatttaaaattaaaattattaaaaaatttacatattttaaaataatttaatattcatatagaATAGCTAAATAAgtgaacattttttaaataatagataaaaataatttatgaacttttaattttgtttttctccattttttttttcttttcttttttttccctctctattttttaaattttctagaaCCAAACCTAGCCTAACAGCCCGTCAAATACCGCTTATTGCATACTTTTAttgattacaaaataaattagcTTCTCTTAATCTTTATCTGAACTCagtaattaatttatatagGTAAACAATGCTGGAACAATTATTCTCAAGGAAGCTACAGAGTGTACAGCTGAAGATTTCTCCACTATAATGGGCACCAATTTTGAGTCAGCTTATCATCTTAGACTCTTAGTCAACTTGGACACCCTCTCTTGAAAGCAACCGGGAATGGAAGCATTGTATTCATCTCTTCCATTTCCGGTCTATTGGCCCTACCTGCTTCTTCTATCTATGCGGCATCTAAAGGTAGgttgaaattaactaatgagatatatatatatggtcaaTGACGGTTTGGGAGATTGATTAAGAATTTAAGAGCGAGTTACAAATGTGAGTATTTTGTGCCAGGGGCAATGAATCAAGTCACAAAAAATCTGGCATGTGAATGGGCAAAGGATGGCATTCGTGTTAATACAATTGCACCGTGGATTATCAAAACCTCACTCCTCCATGTTATAGACGTAAAATTCTAACTGGCCGTTTCATGCATCAAATTTTGTAGCCAAATCTCATATTActttcattctctctctttaCAGGATCAGCctaatataaaggaaaatatgtCACGCTTGATCTCCAGAACTCCTATTAGTCGTCCAGGGGAGCCCGATGAGGTTTCACCATTGGTGGCATTTCTTTGTTTCCCCGTCGCTTCGTACATCACTGGGCAAGTGATTTGCGTCGATGGAGGATATAAAGTAACtggcttttaatttatttgtttctcGTGTTTCATTTTGTGTGGTCTTTGGgttgtaaaaataaaaggaagttgTTGGATTGAGACATTATGCTTTCTGAAggggtttttctttttgaataagTAGGGGCGTTTCTGTCTTCCCCATTGTTTCATACGTTACTAGGCAAGTTATTTGTGTTGATGGAGGGTTAAACAAAAATGTTCTCTTCCGAGTTGGCCCCATTTCAGAACTTGAGAGAGTGTAGACCGTGAAATTCGAAAATACTGGCCCATTTTCATACAAGCCTATGATAgttgtaaaatttatttaattttttattataacatgtaaatatattattattcaattattgTCACTTGGCAATTAATGAAtgcataaaaaatacataaaaaataaaatccgtATTTCTACAATTGCCTCCTTCACAAATTTGAGAGTGAgtgaacaatttttttgaaaatttccattactttttttttttaattggtaatTAGAAACCCTAATATCAAAAGGatttgaaataagaaattttattagCAATAAgcaaattttgaaactttgatttttacttttttgaattttaatttttaattggtaattagaaattttaagccaatcaaattttaaaactttatttacttattttgggtcttaaattttaaattttaattgagaattaaaaacCTCAATgaattcattcaattttttttttgctgaacATTCTATATTTTCTTCTCCCCCAATTTATTTCTACaacaattgttttcttttaatattctttctttcattttattttcttcatgttttgGTATGAATGAGGGTAGCGGTGACAGACTGACAGAATTCATGTTAATTTGGATGACCTCACCGGTGCTTCAATAGTTGAGTGTCATTCACATTTGCCCTTGGAGACACGACAAGTGGCCATCACCTCACCCATCAATTCACTTTTGTGCCCACAAATCAACACCACTTTTCAAACGAGTATATCTTCGTCCTTTTCTTGACATTCATTTTCTTCTGTAACttcaagaaatgaaagaaaaagaagaaaaaatattttcatatctattttttatttttacaaattatatttgttttttaatctaattaaaagaaatttaaataaaaatatggagaattCCTCAACCCAACTTgttacatttaattttttttgaatgaggatgaaaataaataacacaataataaaacttaaaagagaaaaatttttAATCTGGAAACCTACTTTTGAATGGTTAAGAGTCGTAGGATTCAACGGAAGAGCTCGTGCCACGCAACACATTCTTGACGTCGGATTGATTCCAAGCCAGCAAGGAAACGCGTAGAAAGTAgtaaattaagattaaattttaaaaatagtacgATCCCTTCACGTGGCAAGCAACGAGAAAGACTTCCTAGACCATCTTCCAGAAACTTCTGGGTAACCCATGGCTAATCAAAGGATAATCGACGTATGCGGTGCAGATCAACCCACGGGTCTCTAGGACACGTGGGCATCCAACGTGGCACCTGCTGGTGCCTGCAACTGATACGCCTTTCACTGCAAAGAGTATTGAGACTGTGATGGCAGTGAAGAAGGAGAAGCTATGAAGATGGAGGAATCTGTGGTGTATATGTGGGGCTATCTTCCCGGAGCTTCGCCGCAGGGCTCGCCGCTGCTTTCTCCGGTACCGGTTGCGCTGCCGGCTTCGACTCTCTCCGAGGAATCATGGAAGGATGTTTGTGGCGGCGGATGTGGATTCGCTGTGGCAATCTCAGGTGACTCTTGGATCTATTCTTTCTCTATAGCTTCCTCCGTTTTTCAGAAGCCTTTGTGCTGTAGGctccgtttggttgccgagaaatgcaggaaaagaaaagaaatcaaaacttTGAGATTGAGTAAGTTTTCTCGTTACTCATGTCTGgaaaagaagcaaaagaaggaaaaatggaatataGATTACAGAGTATAaatttcttggcaaccaaacattGATTCAAGTCCATGAATATTTTGTCTTCAATTTGCCGTTCCTCTGTTAGAATTTCTGTTGAAATTCAATAAATGACACAGGTCAGGGGCGTTTAACAAGTGCTTCGGTTCATGTTCTCTTACTCTCCCCTATAATAGCTTTTGACTTCATTTGAATGACTTTCTTCAATAATTTCTTGTGTGACATATTTGATTATGTTTCTTCTCCATGTCGATGAGTATGATTCCCCCCTAGAAATGGAGAATGAAGCATTAAACTATTCTAAAATTCAGAATGCATAAATCATTGTTCACTCACTGTATTAATTCCACCTTTTGTTCCCTTAAAAAAACTTGTATACTCGTATCTCTGCTCTTCCTTTTTATGTAATCAGAGTCTGGAAAGCTCATAACGTGGGGTTCCGAGGATGATCTAGGACAAAGCTATTTAACTTCAGGCCAGCATGGGGTACTGCACTGACACTCAAATTTCttt from Vitis riparia cultivar Riparia Gloire de Montpellier isolate 1030 chromosome 8, EGFV_Vit.rip_1.0, whole genome shotgun sequence includes the following:
- the LOC117919937 gene encoding LOW QUALITY PROTEIN: tropinone reductase homolog (The sequence of the model RefSeq protein was modified relative to this genomic sequence to represent the inferred CDS: deleted 2 bases in 1 codon; substituted 1 base at 1 genomic stop codon); protein product: MTEAEMSSRNRRWSLEGMTALVTGGSRGIGHAIVEELAAFGATVHTCSRNQEELDQRLQEWKNKGFKVSASLCDVSSRSQRTQLMETVSSIFDGKLSILVNNAGTIILKEATECTAEDFSTIMGTNFESAYHXTLSQLGHPLLKATGNGSIVFISSISGLLALPASSIYAASKGAMNQVTKNLACEWAKDGIRVNTIAPWIIKTSLLHVIDDQPNIKENMSRLISRTPISRPGEPDEVSPLVAFLCFPVASYITGQVICVDGGYKVTGF